Sequence from the Angustibacter luteus genome:
GGCCGCGCACGACGGTGGTGGACCGCCTGTCGCCGGCGTACTTCTGGTCGCTCGGCCGCGCCCGGTACTGGGTGAACAACCAGAACTTCCCGCACTACGTGCGCCGGCGCGAGGACGGCGTGTACCTGCAGACCTGGCACGGCACCCCGCTGAAGCGCATGCTCCACGACCTGGACGTGGTGCACGGGCGGGACGCCGGCTACGTCGACCGGGTGACCACCGCCTCCCAGCAGTGGACGTCCCTGCTCTCGCCCAGCCCGTTCGCCACCTCCGCCCTGCGCAGCGCGTTCCGCTACCAGGGCGAGGTGCTCGAGCTGGGCTACCCGCGCAACGACCTGTTCTTCGCCGAGCAGCGGAATGTCGTGTCGACCGCCGTGCGGCGCCGGCTGGGCATCGCACCGGAGAAGACCGTCGTCCTGTACGCGCCGACCTTCCGGGACAACCAGTCGGCTGGCGCCGGCTTCCAGTTCAGCCTGCCGTTCGACCTGGAGGCGTTCCACGAGGCCCTCGGGCCGGACGTCGTGCTGCTGCTGCGCATGCACCTGCTCGTGAAGGGGCAGTTCGAGATCCCGGCACACCTGTCCGAGCACGTCATCGACGCGTCCGGCTACCCCGAGATCCAGGAGCTCTACCTGGCCAGCGACGTGCTGGTCACCGACTACTCCTCCGTGTTCTTCGACTTCGCGGCGCTGCGCCGACCGATGGTGTTCTACGCCTACGACCTCGAGTCCTACCGGGACACGCTGCGCGGGTTCTACCTCGACTACGCGGCGACGGTGCCGGGGCCCGTGGTGACCACCCAGGACGAGCTGCTGGGCGAGCTGGGGGACCTCGACGGGCTCCGCGCCCGGTACGCCGACCGCTACGACGCCTTCGTCGAGCAGTTCGCACCGCGGGACGACGGCTCGGCTGCCGCCCGGGTGGTCGACGCGGTGTTCGGCGACTTCCTGGCACCGCCGCCGGTATAGGCTGTTCGGCGGCCATCGAGAGCAAAGGAGCCGTGTCATCGACGTCACGGTCATCGTCGCGACGTACAACACCGGCGCCGCGATCGACACCCTGATCGCGAGCCTGGACCGTCAGACCATGCCGGCCACGAACTTCGAGGTCGTCCTCGTCGACGACGGTTCGACCGACGACACGCTCGACCGGCTCCGGTCCGCGGCCGCGGACCGCCCCCACCTGCACGTCGAGTCGATCGCCAACTCGGGCTGGCCCGGCCGCCCCCGCAACGTCGGGCTCTCCCGCGCACAGGGCGACTACGTGTTCTTCGCCGACCACGACGACGAGTTCTACCCCCGCGCGCTCGAGCGGATGCACGCGACGGCGGTGGCGAACGACGCCGACGTCGTCTACGGGAAGCTGGTGCGGACCGGGCGACCGACTCCCTACTGGCCGATCGCCACCCGTGACGTCGCGGTCGCCGACCTGGCCGGCGACGTGCTGCTGTCCCGGACGGTCCACAAGCTCTACCGCCGGGCCTTCCTCGAGGCTCACGACATCCGGTTCCTCGAGGGTCGCGTGCGGCTCGAGGACCACCACTTCATGGCGCAGGTGCTCCCGCGCGCCCGGGTGATCTCGGTGCTGGCGAGCGAGCCGTGCTACCGCTGGATCCACCGGTCGGACGGCACCAACACCTCCGACACCAAGGTCGACCCCGAGGTCTACTGGCCCTGGTACGCCAAGCAGCTCGAGGTGTGGCGGGACGTGGCCGGTCCGGGACCCCAGCTCGACGCGGCTCGGCTCGTCACGATCTCGCAGGCGTTCTCCCGCTTCGTCCCCGGCCCCTTCATGGCGCTCGAGCGCGTGGAGCGGACCAGGGTGTTCGACGCCGTGCGCGCGATCGTGCTCGAGCACGTCCCGCCCGAGCTGGACGAGCGGCTCGCCGTCCTGAAGCGCCTGCGGGTGATGGCCCTGCGCGACGGCGACCAGGACGCCTTCGAGGCGGTGCAGAGCCTGCGCAGCACCATCACCTTCACCCCCGCGGTGTCGGCCGTGGCCTGGGACGGCGGCACGCTCTCCTTGACGGTCCAGATGAGCCTGACGACGACCGGCGGACGGCCCTTCGAGCTCGACCGCGACGGGGAGCACCTGGTCCTCAAGGAGTCCAGCTGCCCGCAGGGGACCTCGCCCGCCGCGCGCCGGCTGCTGCCCTCCGATGCCGGCACCCTCGCGATCACCGTGTGCGAGCGGGCGTCCGGGATGGAGTGGCCGGTGCACTCCGTGAGCCAGTTGCACGTCGAGCCGTGCCGGGGCGGCGTGGCGGTGCGGGTCACCTGCACGGCGACCATCGACCTGGAGCGGGCCGCCTTCGGCCGACCGTTGGGGCCCGGGTCCTGGGACCTGATGGCGCGCGTCCAGTTCCTCGGTGAACAGCTGCGGCGGCGGGTGCGGGTGGACGACCCCGAGACCCTTCCCACGGATCCGACTGCGGCGCACGGCTTCCGGCTCGTCGCGGTGGGCCAGCGGCACAACCTCACCCTGACCACCCTGCCACCGGGCGCCGAGCGCATCCGCGCCACGGCCGTGCGCTGGCGCGGCGAGCAGCTCGAGCTCCGGCTCGAACCGGCGCCGGTGGCCGGGGACCAGGTGCTCGCCATCCGGCGGTCGGACTCGGTCACCGTGCGGACGGACGTCACGACGACGTCACCCCGCGCCGTCCGGGTCGCCATCCCGTCCCTGCAGCCCGGCGAGATCGTCGACGTGTCGGTGCAGTCCGCGGCCGCCGGCCTGTGCCGGATCGGCTACGCGGGGGCCGACGACTGGTCGCGGCGCCCGGTGCGCATCTACGCGACCGCCAACGACAGCCTGTCGGTGAAGTACGAGCGGGGCGCGGCGGCCAAGGCCGGGCAGTCCCGCCTGCGGCGGCGGGTCTCGTCGACGGCTCACGCACTGCTGCGCCGTCGGGGCTGACTCAGGTCGCGCAGTCCGGGACGCTCCACAGGGTGAACGGACCTTCCTTCGCCACCACCCGGAAGCCCCCGTCGGTGCTGACGCTGTCGATACCGGGGTAGCTCTTCCAAGCGCTCTCGCTCAGCTTCGCCCACGGTCGACCACCGGTGATGACGTAGCGCACGTCCTGACGCTTCATGGCCGCACACACGTCGGGCCGGCTGGCCGCGGCGGCCAGGTCCGAGGCCAGGAGCGCGCGGTCACCGGCCGCGAGCGACTTCTCCGTCGGCAGGAGCAGTCGCCGCCCGCTCACCAGGGACAGGTAGGTGGCGCCGTCCCAGGGGTTCGCCGCGACGACACCGTCCGGGCCCATCCGGCCGGCCAACGAGCGCAGTGCGGCGAGCTCCTCGGGACTGGCCCAGGTGCGGTCGACCGATGGCCTGAAGTAGCGCTCGATGAAGCCCTGGTCCGCGCTCAGGTAGGCACCGCCGGTCACCAGCACGAACACCGCGGGGGCCAGCAGCGCGGCCACCCACGCCTCGGGCCACCGCAGGTCGGCCCCGTCGCGCCGGCGGCGTCGCCGAGCCGTCCACCAGCGACCGGGCAGCGAGAGCCCGGCTGCTGCGACGACGGCGGCCGGGATGACCACCAGGGCGGCGAACCGGGGGGTGTTGTTGTACCAGGGCCAGGTGAACCACCGGGTGCGCTGGGTGTCGTATCCGGCGATCAGCACGTACAGCGCCCACGTCATCAGCAGGGAACCGACCACCCAACGGCCGCCGCGACGCGCCAGCAGCACCACCAGACCGAGGGCCACGACGGCGGTCAGCACCCGCAGGTGCGGGCCCCCGCGCGAGGCGAAGGTGACCGCCTCGAGCGCAGCATGGCGGACGGCCTCCTCCGAGCCGAGCGGGTTGGAGGCACGCAGACCGGTGGCCCGGGTGGTGAGCACCGCCCAGGCGGCGGCGAGCAGGGCCAGACCCGCGACCAGCGCCGCAACGAGCAGGGCGCACGCGCGCACCCGACCCGCCCGGCCAGCGGTGACCGCCCCTTCGACGACTCGCTCGCCCACCGCCATCGCGGCCATCGGCAGGATCAGGATGAGGGCGCCGGGATGGGCCAACGCGACGCCGGGCAGCATCACCAGGAAGGTGATCGCCGCCCGGGCGCGCGACACGCCGGCCCGCTCGGGCCGCAGGAACGCGACGAGTGCGGCGAGGGCGGCCGGAACCAGCGCGAGGCCCAGCAGCAGGGGCCACAGCACGCCGTAACCGAACAACCACGTGGGGAACGCGACGAACGACGCGGACGTCACGCCCGCCGCGATCGCGGTGGACCGGCTCGCTCCGGCCACGAGCCGGGCCAGCACGATCACCCCGGCCGGCCACACCAGGGCGGACGAGACCAGTGCGAGCACCGACGCCGCCACGACGGCGCTGGTGCCGGTCAGCTGGCACACCGTCACCGCGATTCCGTGGAAGGCGGCCGGGTAGAAGCCGCCACCGGTGACGGACGAGAAGCCGTTGCCGTGCAGGGAGGACGCATCGCCGGTGGACAGCATCCAGCGGATGGTGCCGAGGTGGTAGATCGTGTCCGGTTGTTGCGGGAAGGCGCTCGCCGTGCGGATGACCGACACGTAGACGACGGCGATCAGCGCGGCGGCGATCGCGAGCCCCAGCCACGACGCCGCCGCCGAACCCTTCGCCGAACCCTTCGCCGAACCTTTCGCCGAGTCCGCCGCCGAGTCCTTCGGCTCGGTCCACCGGCGCAGACCCCGCGACAGCCCCCACGCCAGCCCGCAGGCCAGCAGCACGCAGGCGAGGAACGCCGGGACGGACCAGTGGACCCCGACCAGGGTGGCCAGTACCGCGCCGCAGGAGATGACGGTGGTCGTGACGACGGGGGCCCAGGCCACCGCCAGGAACCCGCGCACGCCCAGCAGGCGCAGGGCCAGTCCGCCGGGCAGGAGCAGGACGGCGATCGTCGCCAGGATGACGGGGAGCGCCGCGAACCAGGTCGTCGGCTCCGCTGGGCTCATCGCTGGTTCGGTCGGCGGGTCATCACCAGGGACGTTCTCGGGGTGGCGCCCTCGTGGTCGTCGCTCAGCCCGTACCGGTGGAAATCGCTCACGAGCCGCGATCCTATCGGCCAGTCAGGTCGAATCCGACGCGCCGTGGGAGTCGGCGTGGCTAGCATGAGCGCGCCTCACGGTCGGCGTGCGGCGAGGAGGCGGTCGAGAGGCCACTGTGGTCAAAGTCAGTGTCATCGTGCCGGTGTACAACCCCGGGCCGCACCTGGACCGGCTGCTCACCTCGCTGGACGCCCAGAGCATGCGCGTGGAGGACCTCGAGCTGGTCTTCGTGGACGACGGGTCGACCGACGACTCTCCGGCCCGCCTGCACGCCTACGCCGACCGCCGGGCCAACACCGTGGTGCGCACGATCCCCAACTCGGGCTGGCCGGGCACGCCGCGCAACCTCGGGACGGACCTCGCGCAGGGCGAGTACGTCTTCTTCGCCGACCACGACGACGAGTTCTTCCCCGAGTCGCTGGTGCGGATGTACGCGAGCGCCCGCGACAACGGCGCCGACATCGTCTACGGCAAGGTCGTCACCGAGGGGATGACCACCCCGTTCTGGCCGCTGTCGTACCGCAACGTCGCTGACGGGGACCTGGTCGACGACCACCTCCTCATCAGCCGGATGACCCACAAGCTCTTCCGTCGCGCCTTCCTGGTCGAGCACGACATCCGCTTCCCGGAGCGGCAGGTGCGGCTGGAGGACCACTTCTTCATGGCCCGGGCGATGCCCTTGGCCCGGGTGATCTCGGTCGTCGCCGACTACCCCTGCTACCGCTGGGTCCTGCGCAACGACGGCACCAACAACAGCGCGAACCAGCAGAAGTTCCCGCACTACTGGGACAACCTGGCGGAGACGGTCCAGACCTTCAGCGACACCGTCGGACCGGGCCGGGTCAACGACGCCGCCCTCGCCTGGTCCGGCCGCCGCATGCTGCTGCACGCGCGGCCGGCGGAGTACCTGGCGTCGTCCGAGGAGGAGCAGGCGGCGGTGGTGGCCCCGCTGTACGACCTGGTGCCGCGGCTGCTCCCGGCGGACGTCGAGCCCCTTGTCCCGGTGCTGGCCCGCTGGCGGCTGAACGCGCTGCGGCGACAGGACCGGACGCGGTTCGACCAGGCGCAGGAGTTCAGCCGCGACCTGACGATGCCCGTGCGGCTCGAGGACGTCCGGTGGGTCGGGTCGAGCCTGGAGCTGAGCGCGAGCGCCCGCCTCCTGGACGCCACCGGCGAGCCCGTGCGCCTCCTCCGGGACGGTGACGACCTGCTCCTGGACGTGGACGACCCGAGCCAGCGCTGGCGTCTGCTCCCGCCGGACCTCGGCGAGCTCGAGCTGACGGTCCGGCACCGCCCGTCGAGCATCGAGTGGCCGCTGCCGGGCCGCAGCGTGCTCGAGCTCGGTGACGAGGACGGCCGGCCGACCCCCACCGTCCGGTGGACCGGCCGGGTCGACCCCTGGTCCGGTGTCTTCCAGCAGCAGCTCGAGGACGGCCTCTGGGACGTGCTGGCGCGGGTGTCGTTCCTGGGCGAGCCGCGGGTCCAGCGGCTAGCCGTCGACGGCGACGTCGACCTCGAGGCGACCGTGGAGGATCCCGGCGGCACGCACCGAGCACACGCGTACGTGACCAAGGGCGGCACGCTCGCCCTCCGGCTGTCCGCCAAGCCCGCCCCGCGGCCCCGGGTGATCGGCACCGAGTGGCGGGAGGGCGTCCTCCGGCTGGTCCTCGCCGAGCCGGCGGACGGTGCCACGCGAGTGCTCGTGCGACGACGCAACGAACCTGAGCTCGCTCTCGCACCCCTGGTTCCCGACGGACGGTCGGTCACGATCAGCTTCCCCCCGTCCAGCGGGGGCCAGATCTTCGACCTCTGGCTGCGGTCCGGCGAGGAGGGGGCACCCGAACGGCGGCTCGTGCACGACCTCGCGTACGGCGTGCCGTGCTGGCCACCGCTGGCCTGCTACCGGACCGAGCACGGCTCGTTCTCGGTCCGGGACGAACGGCGGCCGGCGACGGCGCCCACCACCCGTCGACGCCCTCGCCCGAACCGTCGGGTCGCGCGCCGGATCTCCCAGCTGCTGGGTCGCGGCTAGGACTCGTTCAGCGCCCGCGGGACGATCGAGCCGGGGCTGGTCAGGAAGCCCCATCCCCAGGACAGGTGCATGGTGGCCAGCACCGCGGGCAGCGTGGCGCGGACGGCGATCGGCTCGGCGCGACCCACGACCAGCGACCCGAGCGTGATCACCGCGAGGTACCCGCCCGGCAGCACGAGCGCCCAGGCGGCCGCGGGCACCCCCGCCACGGCGCCGACGGCGGCCACGAGCGTCCCCAGGGCGACGCCCAGCACCGCCACCGGCGGGGCCAGGTAGCGCAGGTTGATCGTGCCGCGGTGCGTGCGGGAGACGACCCGACGCCAGCGACCGTAGTCCCGGTACTGCCGCGACAGCGCGCGGACGGTCGCGCGCGGGCGGTAGGACACCCGCAGCCGCGGTGAGAACCAGACCAGCCCGCCGAGCTCGCGGATGCGGTGGTTCATCTCCCAGTCCTGGGCGCGGACGAACCGCTCGTCGTAGCCACCGACCCGGTCCAGCCACTCCCGGCGGAACACGCCCAGGTAGACGGTGTCGGCCGGTCCGTCGTCGCCGCCCACGTGGAACGCCGACGCCCCCACGCCCAGGACCGACGTCATCGCCGCGGCCACCGCACGCTCGAACGTCGTCGTGCCCTCGGCGGCCATCACCCCACCGACGTTCGCCGCGCCGGTGCGCTGCAGCAGCTCGACCGCGGTGCTCACGTAGTGCGACTCCAGCAGCGCGTGCCCGTCCACCCGGACCACGATCGGGTTGGCGCTGGCGGCGAGCGCCAGGTTGAGGGCCGCGGGCGTGCGGCCCGAGGGGTTGCGCACGGTCCGCACCCGCGGGTCGTCCGCGTGCAGTCGCGCCGCGACCTCGTCGGTGCCGTCGGTGCTGGGTCCGAGCGCGAGGACGACCTCGATCGCTCCCGGGTAGTCCTGGTCCAGCACAGCGGCCACGGCCTCGGCCAGGTGCCGCTCCTCGTTCAGGACCGGCATCACCACCGACACCGACAGCGGGGCGTTCACGCCGTCGTGGGGGTGGTCTGCGAGCTCACCCGGTCACCATAGTCGGCCCGTCCGGCGCGCTCAGCCACCTGCCGTCACGGAGTCGACGACCAACGGGCGGCCCTGCTGGCAGTGCGACATGAGCTGCCGGTCGAGGTGCCCGCTCACGGTCACGGGCACGCCCTGGCCGAGCAGGGCCCGGTCGCCGCCGAGCAGGAGGTAGCCGTCCAGCAGCAGGCAGCCCTGCTCCACGCCCTGCTGCGGGATGCCGGCCACGCTGACCGGGCCGCCGTCGAACACGGGACCACCGTCGGTCGGCTTCGCCGTCGCGCTGGTCGACGCGCTGGGGCTCGGGGGTACCGCGGTCGCATCGGGTGGGCTCGTCGGTGTCGACCCACCGCACCCGGCCACCAGGACCAGCAGGGACGTCGCCCCCACCGTCGCCGCCCACCTGCGCACGCTCATGTCGGTACGACGCGCGGGGACGTCGTCCGGTTCCAGCCGCTCCCACCGCCGGGACGACTGCGGGCCCACCCCCCGGTGTGGGGGTGGGCCCGCGATCGCTCGTGCGACAGGCTCACTCAGCTCACGGCTCACTCACCTCACGGAGCGGTGACTGCGCCGATCTGCACCGAACCTCGCCCGACCACGGCGCCGAGGTCGGTGAGCACGACGAGCTCACCGAACAGCTGGCGTCCCGCGGCCGGTGCGCTGTTCGCCGTGACCGAGCCGGTCAGCGACGCCGTCTGGCCGTTGGCCAGGGCCAGCGTCCCGGCGGGTGCGGAGAGCGTGCCGAGCGCCGGCGAGTAGAACACGTCGCGGTAGTCGTACTCCGTGCTGCCTGCGGGCACGGAGTACCCGTCGACCACCACGGTGTACGTCCCCGCCGCCGGGTTCGCCAGCGACACCGACTCCTCCGAGTCACCGTCCGCCGACTGACCGACCAGGGCACCCGCCGCGTTGTACACGGACAGGTCGAGGTCGGCGCCGAGGTCGCTCGTGTTGCCGATCGCGACGTCCAGCCGGGTAGCCCCGGCCGGGACCACGACCTCACTGACGTTCTGGCCCAGGTCGTCGATGCTCGGCCGCTCGACGAGCGCGCTCCCGAGCGGTCCGCCCTGACCCTTGACGTTCACCGGGCCCCAATCGTTGCGCAGGGACCACGTCACCGGGGTCGCCACCCCTTCGGTGACACTCGGCAGGGTGACCGTCTCCGGGTCCACCGTGACGCCCTGGATCGCCGCCTTGAGCTCGTACGGGTTGTTCAGCGACGGGGACGTGCGACGGGCCTCGACCTCGATCTCCCACACGCCCGGCAGCGGGTTGTCGTACGACCGCTCGTCGGGCTTGCAGGTGTTGGCCGGGTTGACGTAGTTCAGGTAGCAGTTCGGCGTGGACGTCGGGTCCGCCGGGACGCCGTACGGGTTGATCGCGATGAACCGCACCTGCGAGCCCGTCGCGATGCCACCGATCTTGACCTGCAAGGACTTGGCGCCCTCGGGAACGGTGACGAAGTACGACGTGGTGTGGTTGCGGTCCACCGTGCCCGAACGGGTCATCGAGTACGACGGCTTGGTGGTGTCCGTCGACGCGACCACCGAGTTCATCACCGCGAAGTCGACACCCGCCGTCGCCGCGTCGTCCAGCCGCATGATGGCGGTGTGCGCGCCAGCGCCGGGACGGGCGGTGACCGGGATGCTGACGGTCTTGTTCAGCGGCAGCACGACCGAGCGCGCCGAGCTGTACGTGCCGTCGTTGCCGACCCAGACGACCTGGTGGGTGCGGTTGCCGGCCGGACCGCTGGTCCGGGTGACCTTGACGTTGTAGGTCTTGGTCTGGCCGGGCTTGAAGCCACCCGCGTTCGCCGCGCACCGGTTGTAGATCCCCTCGCCCTGGTTGGGCGTGGCGAGGAAGTCCGAGATCGGCGTGCAGACCGGCGCGGTCGAGGTGTAGCTGCGGGTCTCGAGGTCCGTCTTCAGCAGCTTCCACGCCGCCGGGACGTCCAGGAACCCGTTGCCCTGGGCCGCCGCCGAGATGTCGCTCTCGAAGTCAGCCGAGGAGTACATCGCCTGCCGCAGCTGGGCCGGCGTGACGCCGAGGTCCTTGTCCCGGGCCGCGGACAGCAGCAGGGCTGCAGCACCGGCGGTCTGCGGAGAGGCCATCGACGTGCCCTGGAGCATGGCGTACCCCGGCGGCAGGTCGTAGCCGGCCTCGGCCACCGGTGCACCCGGCAGCCACAGCTGGACCGTGGAGATGGCCGCGCCAGGTGCGGTGATGTTCGGCTTGAACCCACCGGCCTCGCTCGGGCCGCGCGAGCTGAACGGCATGACGTCCAGCTTGTCCTTGACCACCGAGCCGTAGTTCGACAGCCAGGTGTCCTTGCTGATGCTGGCCGCCACGGCGACGACGTCGGTCGCCACCGCCGGGTCACCGATCGTGTTCAGACCGGATCCGGAGTTGCCCGCGGAGATCACGAGCTGCACGCCGTAGTCGTGGATCAGCGTGTTGTAGAGGGTGGCGCGCGCGTTGTTGCCGTCGTTCAGGGCGGGCAGCCCGCCGATCGACATGTTGACGACGTCCACGTGCCGGTTGACGACCAGGTCGATCATGCCGTCGGTCAGCGCGGCCGCGGTGCAGCCACCGCCCCAGCTGCAGGCGCGGGCCGAGACGATCTTCGCCCCGGGCGCCTGGCCGTCGTAGTTCGCGTTGCCGAACATGTCGTTACCGGCCGCGATGCCGGCGACGTGCGAGCCGTGCTCGTCCTCGATGATGCCGATGTTGACGTAGTCGAGCAGGCCGGGGCCGCCCACCGGGGTGGTGTCGACGTTCGTCCGGTACTCGACGACGAACGGCACCTGCTCGCGCACGGCGGTCGACGGGTTGTCGGTGCCGAAGTGGCCCACGTCGTAGTTCTGGTTGTAGGGGCGCATGACCGGGTTGTTGGTGAGGTCGGCGTCGTTGTCGGAGTCGACCCAGATGTTGTGCGTCGCCGGGTCGTACAGGACGCCGAACCGGTCGGTGGTGTCGCCGTCCCGGTTGACGTCGCCGCCGTACTGGTCGGCCGCGGTGATCGACTCGCTGAACAGGGCGAACTTGTAGGTGCCGGCCGGGACGGTCCAGGTGCGGCCGGCGGCGGTGAACGTCGGGCCGGTGACGCTGGTGATCATCGGGCGCCAGGTTCCGTCGCCGTCGGTCAGCGGGTCCGTGGCGGTGACCCAGTCGACGATCTTGCGCTGACCCGTGGAGGTGGTCTGCAGGGCCGGGTTGTCCAGGTCCACGCCGGAGTCCATGATGCCGATCGTGGTGCCGCGGCCGTCCCAGGTCGGGTGGTCCTTCTTGAACTTGACCGAGCCGGTCTCGTTCGTCGGCATGTAGGGGTTCGACGCCGGGGTGCTCGCGCCGGGGGCCGGGTAGAGCGCCGCCTTGGCGGCCGAGCCCTTCGAGGTGTCGGGACGGCTGTCGTACAGCGGGATCGTCTCGTTGAGGTCCACCGCGGCGACGCCCGGCAGCTTGGCGGTGCGGGTCACCTTGGCGGTGGGCACCAGAGCCTTGACGTAGCCGACCTTGTCGACCTGGTTGGTCACCGCGCCGCCGAGGGCCTCGACCTGCTTGGCCACCGCGGCCGTCTTGCCCTTGTCGGTCGCGATGAGGAGGGTGACCTGCTTCTGCTTCTTCGCCTCGGCCTGCGCGAGCAGCTGCCGGTCGTGGCTGCCGAGCTTGTCGGCCGTGCCGGTCGGGCTGTCCTTCGCGGCCCCGCCGGAGGTCGTGGTGGGGGCGGGCACCGGGGTGATGCCGCCCGTCGTGGCGGCGGCTCCGGCCGACAGTGTTCCTGTCGCCATCGCCGCGATGGTCACCCCTGATGCCAGGGCCGCGGCGAGGGTTCGCCGGCCGCGTGCCGAGATGTCTCTCACAAGCAGGTCCTTTCAGCGTCGGCCCCCGCGACGGACCGCGAGTGCACGTCTGTGGCGCATCCTTTGGCCGGAAGCCGGTACTTGTCACGCTATGCGTCCATGATCGTGACCTGTTCGTAACTCGATCACTCTCAAGACCGGACGTTTGCGACCCGAACGCCTTGTCGCGGAAGTCCCGGTGGGCGACGGGGCGCCTGGTTAGACTCGGCCACAGCGGGTCGAGGACCCGGGGCGGGACGTGAGCACGGCATGAGTGCAGCGGACGACGAGGTCAGCGGCCCCGTAGTGAACCCCGTGATGAGCCACGTCGTGACGCACGTGGTGATCCCACCGCGGGAGCCGATGTCCGGCGCCGTGGCGCTGGTCGCCGACGTGACCGTGCTGACGACGGTGGCCGCCTTCCGGGTGGGGCGAGGCGGACTGCGCCTGGCCGGTGCGATCGGCCGCGCCCTGCCGGCCCCGCCACTGACCACCGGTCCCCGATCGGTCCGGGCGCGGGACGACCTCACGGTGCGGGCCCGGGCCACCCGTCAGTCGATCGAGCAGGCAGTGTCCACGGTCCTCGATCGTGTGGTGCCCATGACACTGTCCGCCGTCCTGGACCGGGTGGACCTGACCCAGGTCGTCCGGGACCGGGTGGACATCGACCAGCTCGTCGCCGTCGTCGACCTCGACGGCGCCGTCTCGCGGGTGGACCTCGACGCGATCGCCAAGCGGCTCGACATCGAGGCGATCATCGGGCGGCTCGACCTGGTCGCGCTCACCGAGGAGATCATGAACGCGCTGGACATCCCCGAGATCATCCGCGAGTCCACGACGTCCGTGGCCTCCGGCAGCGTCACGGAGGTGCGGCTGCAGAGCATCTCCGCCGACGAGGCCGTCGCCCGGGTGGTCGACCGGTTCCGGTTGCGCCGGCGTCCCCGCTCGACCAACGCCCTGCCGCCTCCCCCGGGCACCCCGACATGAGCGCCGCGGGCTCCATCTCGCCGATCCCCCGCGAGGCCAGGCCCTTCCAGGGCCAGCGGGCCGGACTCGTCACCCGGGTCATCGCCAA
This genomic interval carries:
- a CDS encoding S8 family serine peptidase, producing MATGTLSAGAAATTGGITPVPAPTTTSGGAAKDSPTGTADKLGSHDRQLLAQAEAKKQKQVTLLIATDKGKTAAVAKQVEALGGAVTNQVDKVGYVKALVPTAKVTRTAKLPGVAAVDLNETIPLYDSRPDTSKGSAAKAALYPAPGASTPASNPYMPTNETGSVKFKKDHPTWDGRGTTIGIMDSGVDLDNPALQTTSTGQRKIVDWVTATDPLTDGDGTWRPMITSVTGPTFTAAGRTWTVPAGTYKFALFSESITAADQYGGDVNRDGDTTDRFGVLYDPATHNIWVDSDNDADLTNNPVMRPYNQNYDVGHFGTDNPSTAVREQVPFVVEYRTNVDTTPVGGPGLLDYVNIGIIEDEHGSHVAGIAAGNDMFGNANYDGQAPGAKIVSARACSWGGGCTAAALTDGMIDLVVNRHVDVVNMSIGGLPALNDGNNARATLYNTLIHDYGVQLVISAGNSGSGLNTIGDPAVATDVVAVAASISKDTWLSNYGSVVKDKLDVMPFSSRGPSEAGGFKPNITAPGAAISTVQLWLPGAPVAEAGYDLPPGYAMLQGTSMASPQTAGAAALLLSAARDKDLGVTPAQLRQAMYSSADFESDISAAAQGNGFLDVPAAWKLLKTDLETRSYTSTAPVCTPISDFLATPNQGEGIYNRCAANAGGFKPGQTKTYNVKVTRTSGPAGNRTHQVVWVGNDGTYSSARSVVLPLNKTVSIPVTARPGAGAHTAIMRLDDAATAGVDFAVMNSVVASTDTTKPSYSMTRSGTVDRNHTTSYFVTVPEGAKSLQVKIGGIATGSQVRFIAINPYGVPADPTSTPNCYLNYVNPANTCKPDERSYDNPLPGVWEIEVEARRTSPSLNNPYELKAAIQGVTVDPETVTLPSVTEGVATPVTWSLRNDWGPVNVKGQGGPLGSALVERPSIDDLGQNVSEVVVPAGATRLDVAIGNTSDLGADLDLSVYNAAGALVGQSADGDSEESVSLANPAAGTYTVVVDGYSVPAGSTEYDYRDVFYSPALGTLSAPAGTLALANGQTASLTGSVTANSAPAAGRQLFGELVVLTDLGAVVGRGSVQIGAVTAP